The genomic stretch AAGCTGTAGCGAATGGCCGATGAAAAGATCCGCATCAAATCGTCTACGGCGGTTTTTGCTTCATCCGAGAGAGCCAGAATCTCGCCGCGAGCGGTGATTTTCATTCCCGCACACCCTCTTTTTGCAATTGATCAAGGGTTTGTTTGATCTTTCGCCCGCCTCGTGCGCCATAGATCCAGGCGCTAAAGCCCGTGATGATGGAGACCAAGTCTTCTACCATTTCTTCATTCAGTTCAGTGGGGGGTAACGCCGAGCATTAGACTGGCTTTGGAAATAGAAACCGATGGATTCATGGATAAAGACCTCCGTGCTATCCTCTTCACGAAGTTAGACGAATAGTCTGAACAAAAAGTTCCGATTTTATCCATTTTGTTACGATTTTAGAAGAGCTGTTTAACCTCCTCGACCTTCTCCCGGATGGTGTCGGGAGCGATCATTTCTCCATCAGCCCGGCAGACGCCATAGACGGGTACCTGCCCTTCCACAGCGCTCTTGACCACATCCAGCATCTGGCCAAGGTTCATCTCCGCCACGACGATGGCCCGGGCGCCTTCGGCGACACGCCGGACGGCGTCCACCGGGAAGGGCCAGAGGGTGATCAGGCGCAAAAGGCCAACCCGCAACCCTTGGGAGCGCGCTTCCCGCACAACATGGGCCGCTGAACGGGACACACAGCCGTACGCGATGATGACGACATCGGCGTCTTCTGTCTCGATCTCTTCCACCATGATGATCTCGTCGAGACCGCGCTCGACCTTGCGGTGCAAACGCTCCAAATGGGCGCCGACGACGGAGGAACTGTTGGAGGGGAACCCTGTCTCGTCATGGAGCAAGCCGGTCACGTGGAAGCGGTATCCTTCGCCGAAATTAGCCATAGGCGGAACGAGTGTATCATCAACAGGGGCATAGGCAACATACTGTCCGGGCGGAAGGTCGGTCTTTTTCCGTTCCAACACTTCTAATTCGCCGGGGGCTGGAATGACCATCCGTTCCCGCATGTGACCGATGACCTCATCAAGCATGAACAGGACAGGGATACGAAAGCGTTCGGACAGATTGAAGGCCTTTACCGTCAGGTTGAAGCATTCCTGCACCGAGTTGGGGCAGATGGCGATGACAGGATGGTCGCCGTGGGTCCCCCAGCGGGCTTGCATCACGTCACCCTGGGAGGGCGCCGTCGGTCCGCCCGTGGAAGGACCGAGCCGTTGAACGTCGACGACAACGCAAGGGACCTCTGCGAGGATGCCGTAGCCCAGGTTTTCCTGCTTGAGGGAGAAACCAGGACCGGAGGTGGCCGTCATGGACTTGACACCGGTCAGGGCGCCGCCGATGATGGCGGCCATGCTCGCGATCTCATCTTCCATCTGGATGAAACGCCCCCCTACCTGGGGCAGCCGTTCCGCCAGAATCTCCGCGATTTCTGTCGACGGGGTGATAGGATAACCGGCGTAAAATCGGAGGCCAGCATAAATGGCGCCTTCGGCGCAGGCCTGGTTGCCCTGCATCAAGCGGACCTTGTTGGACATGGCGGTCAAGCTTTCTTCCCCCCTGCGACGGAAATGGCGAAATCGGGACAATGATTTTCACAGATCTTGCACTTGGTACATTTTTTCGGTTGGACGAGGGTGGCTTTTCCCATTTCGTCAGCGCCCAACACTTTGGTAGGACAAAGGTTGTAACAAATCCCGCAGGCCTTGCACCAGGCAAGATTGATCTGAACGGGCGCCTGTTCGACGGCGGATGACATCGCATCACCTCATGCATTACTGCCAGAGCAAATTTCTTGCTTTGTAATCTTTTCCTGGAGAATTCAGAATTTTTCGTCGTGTTTCATATGCTCATTGTAGTCCATGGCAAGAACAACTGTCAATTTAAGTGAAACTATATATTTTCTCGTTTGCAGCAATGTTAGCTTAAAAGACCAAGGGTTCTGCCCGCGGCTGACGTTAAGGAATAGCATTTTGTCGTTCAAGAAAGAAAAGACCACCCCCGGCGGCGGGAAGCAGTCGCAGAAGACAGATTTGTCACTCGGCGTACCGAATTTCTCCTTCGTCGGGAGGTATCCATCGCTTCAGGATCTCTCGCAACGTTTCAGGACGGATCGGCTTGGCCGTATAGTCGTCCATGCCAGCGGCTAGACAACGTTCGCGGTTCCCTTGCATGGCGTTGGCCGTCATGGCGATGATGGGCAGATGGCGCCCGCCTTCGGCCTCGGCGCGCCGGATGGCCTGAGCCGCCTCATAGCCGTCCATGTCGGGCATCTGACAATCCATCAATACCAGGGAAAAGGGATGGCGCGCCACCGCTTCGACCGCCTCCCGGCCTGTAGACACGCAATACCCCTG from Heliomicrobium modesticaldum Ice1 encodes the following:
- a CDS encoding 4Fe-4S binding protein, with the translated sequence MSSAVEQAPVQINLAWCKACGICYNLCPTKVLGADEMGKATLVQPKKCTKCKICENHCPDFAISVAGGKKA
- a CDS encoding 2-oxoacid:acceptor oxidoreductase subunit alpha — protein: MSNKVRLMQGNQACAEGAIYAGLRFYAGYPITPSTEIAEILAERLPQVGGRFIQMEDEIASMAAIIGGALTGVKSMTATSGPGFSLKQENLGYGILAEVPCVVVDVQRLGPSTGGPTAPSQGDVMQARWGTHGDHPVIAICPNSVQECFNLTVKAFNLSERFRIPVLFMLDEVIGHMRERMVIPAPGELEVLERKKTDLPPGQYVAYAPVDDTLVPPMANFGEGYRFHVTGLLHDETGFPSNSSSVVGAHLERLHRKVERGLDEIIMVEEIETEDADVVIIAYGCVSRSAAHVVREARSQGLRVGLLRLITLWPFPVDAVRRVAEGARAIVVAEMNLGQMLDVVKSAVEGQVPVYGVCRADGEMIAPDTIREKVEEVKQLF